A genomic segment from Lignipirellula cremea encodes:
- a CDS encoding NADAR domain-containing protein, giving the protein MREAVLAKFTQHEDLRELLLSTGDAKIVEHTENDDYWGDGGDGRGKNMLGRVLMDVRQSLRDDA; this is encoded by the coding sequence ATGCGCGAGGCCGTTCTCGCCAAGTTCACCCAGCACGAAGATTTACGGGAACTGCTTTTATCAACCGGCGATGCGAAAATCGTCGAACACACGGAAAACGACGATTACTGGGGCGACGGAGGTGATGGTCGCGGCAAGAACATGCTCGGTCGCGTGCTGATGGATGTTCGCCAGTCCCTGCGTGACGATGCATAA